tggcaatgtctggagaatTCCTGGTTGTCACAACTGAAGTATGCTACTGGCATCCCTGGGAGAGACCAggtatgctgctaaacatcctgtaACGCATAGGACGGTCCCTCACAGCAAAGACacatctggcccaaaatgtcaattgtGCCGAGGATGAGAAATCCTGCTTAAAAGGTAACATGAAGAAATCAGCCCGTGGAACCAACGCTAGTGAGGGTGACAGAGAAACATCAAGCTTCAAGGACAGCAGGGGCAGAGGACCCGTGAGCATAATGGAGACACAGCATCACAGAGGAAAAGTGAAACAGTGTCACTCAGTGGAATCAGCCAGAGGTATAATGGAGATAAGCATTCCTAGCTGCAAAGCCCCAAACCTAATTCACTGGCCCTGTCAGTGGTTCTGAGTTACTTTATATTCAATAAATTAAACCAGCTAGAGTGTTGTTCGTAACTGAGAACACTGATACGAACAGTAGGGCCAGTATGACAGCCCCCATTTAACAGGAGAGGACACTAAGCCCAAAAAAGTCTCAGAGACAAGCTGGAAGTAGAACTGGGTTAGTTTGCTTGAAAGTGACTGGAATCTGGCTCAAACCAGTTTAAGTAAAAAAGGAGAACGTTTTTTCTTATTCACAGAATATAAACACGGGAAGGCACGGTTGCAGATGTGTCTCACAAACAACTGAAAACAGACTAAAACACAAGGATTATGATCCacctcacttcacctctctgtggcTCACACAAAGTCCTCTTTGTTATTCCTCCCTTCTAAGTACTTTTCCACATGACGGAAGCTATTGACAATCAGTTGTACCAAGGTTTATATCCTATAATTTCCATCCTTTTAGAGAAAAGCCTCTCATCTGCCAGGTTCGAAATATCCTGAGGTATCTTCCAACCAGTTTGATGAGTCAGATGCCCACTTCAGGACTGAGTATCTGTGTAAGAGGGTCCGGGTGGGCAAGTATTTAAAGAACCATGAGGATGGAGGCTATTATGGATTGACTTCTGCTCtctcccaaaaaatatgttggaatactaacccctatacctgtggaaggaaaccccggtggcgtagcggttaagagctatggctgctaaccaaaaggtcagcagtttgaatccatcgggcactccttggaaaccgtatgcagcagttctactctgtcctatagggtcgctatgaattgcaatcgactgaacggcagtgggtttgatttggttttatacctgtggatatggagccctgatggcgtactggttaagagctgggctgcaaacctaaaagtgagcagttcaaatccaccagccactctttgggaatcccgtgggggcagttctactttgttctatagggttgctgagtcagaaccaactcaatggcactgggattttcttttttttgtatacctgtggatataatccaatTTGGGAATAAGACTTCATTATGTTGATGAGGTCTTACCAGTGTAGGGTATTCTTAAACCCATTTTTGAGACGTAATTAGGCACAGAAGGAACAGATGGGCAAAGACAGGTCACGCCATATGAAAACTGCTGAGGAACCCAGGAACGAAAGATTAAAGAGGATCTCCCTATGGAGTCAAAAGACAgcaagccttcccttagagccagtgccctgaattcatactCCTAGCCTCCTCAGCTGTGAGAACAgatttgttaaagacacccacttgtggtatttctgctacagcagcactaataAACTTACAGGTAATAGAAGCAAGTCCTGGAAAAAGCCATGTTGAGAACAAAGGGTGCTACAATCTCCAGATGACTACTCAAAGCCTGACCCCCCTTTTATTTTACTACATTCCATCTGTTTGCTTTCTGTAACCTAATAAACCCTACTACCTTTTATCATCAGGATAGGTTAGGTTAGTAACAAACCCCAATTTCAGTAGCTTAATACATCGAAGTGTTGTTTCTGGCTCATGCTACACACCTATTGCTGGACGGCTGGATTCCTGCTCTAAGTCACTCCTCACTCCCGGGCCGAGGCTGATGGGAGCAGCCATGTGACACATCGCTCATCGTGGCAGAAACGAGCCTGGAAAGCAACACACGACACTTCAGCTTACAGCTCATCAGCCAGAACTGTCGACATGGAAAGTGCCCTCCTACTACCATGTGCCTGGAGGGGGAAGAGCCTGAGTATTTGGCAAACAGCTCTAATTACTGGCCCAGCACTTCACAAGCAGTATTTGTTAATCTTCACAGCTACTGGAAATAAGCATTATCCTAATATTAAAAATGAGGAAGCTGACGCAGAGGCAAGGCTAGCGACCCAAGATCGCACAGCAAGCAACTAACCGGCTGGCATGTGACTCCAAACTCCATGCTCTCTGCTGTTATTTTACTGCCTCCCTTGGCAGCCACTCTTTTCCTGCTGGTTTAGCTTTGTGCTCCAGCAAAGTAATTCTCCCCAATCTCAGAATCACTTTACCACTTTTCACTCTTGCAATACTTTAACAGTTTAGGCACAAAAAAGCGATCCCTTGGAACAAGGAAATCAGCATATGACGTTCTCCACAAAGGTGCCAAACACAAGTGAGGAATCCCACTTCCCCACCTATGACAAATTTACCATAAAACTGCAATTTCTAGAGATGCGtctataaacaacaaaaaaaacatcattTAGGAACACATACTGGTAACATGTGACTGACATGCTACCCAAATTTACTTTGCGATTATGTGCGTCGGTGAGCTGCAGGCTCGTGGACAACAGCTTTCAGATGTAAGCCCAGTGGATCTCACCCACAATGAAGAAGTATCTGACTGACAGGCATCTCCACTAGTGGGAACCAGAATCAAGCTTGATGCCCTCTCTTGCTTCCTTTCGGGTAACAAAGCCATGTATCATTTTAAGAGTAGGCTCTATGACATATTACCAACAGGTCAGTGCATGATTTTCTCTGGTGGTAGGGGATGGCGATTCATTTTTAAAGTAAGACCCCTTGGAGCAAACTGGATCTCCCAACCCTGGCCTTTGAGTAGCTTCAGCAGGAGCTGCGATGAACCACTGCAGCTACTTTCATGCTACCTGCATTTGGCTCCAGCTGTTTGCAACCTGCCTGCCTCCTTATGGAGCACTTCCATAGTTAGTTAACCAAATTTTTAAAGCTGTTAACAACAGGATAGGAACCTCCTTCCAGGGGTAACTAGGGTTGCAGAAAAGGATGGCTTCACCACCTGGACCCCCCAACCCAGATCCAACCATTCAGGGCCAGACAGACCCTCCTCTTGTGGGCCGTGACGGTGGTGGTAGTGTCAGACATCTCAAGTTAAGACTTTCTTGTTCGCTTCAGGTTAATGCCTGCTATGGAAACAGCATTCACCAACTAACAAAGTCCACAGGTGCTCTCACTACACTGACATTAAGGTGCAAAATGACCGAGGGGAAGCAGCAGAGTCCACTGAGGCATTTTATTTGTACGTATGTATTACATCCCTAGAAAAAGAATCCCAGGATTTTCCCTCCTGTGTGTTTTCGTCTTGCTTCCTCGTGGTCCATGATGCCAGCTGAGGTCGTCAGTACAATGAAACtatggagagaagaaaaaaatgtttgtcTGAGTTCAACATAAAGCCACTCACTTTCTGGTGGAGAAAGCCCAAACATGCAACAGGGTTTAAGCAGACCTTCCTGTAAGGCACACAGGACTGATACTTGGCCACATGGACCGCGGAGTATCTGGGTTGCCAGTGCACAAACACAGCTCCTGGAACCAAAAGACCCAAATGCAGAGGCCCCAGCTACACTAACTCACACAACCCTGAGCTCTGCCAAAACAGGGAAACACTGCCATTGCCCTCTGCCACTTACTGTATATATGCTCACAGCAAGTTAGTTGTATAGAGAATGCATTTATACAATGGGAGCCCCAACCTGACCTAGCAACTTCATGACTTACCGTGATAATCAAGGTAACACATCTCTACAAAGCCTGAGGTGGTATGTCAACCATGAGGCCTTAAAATTATAATTACCAAGAAAAATAGTTCTTATAACACTGTACTTAAAATACAGTTAACTATGACGTAGTGGGAATATATTCCAACCATGTCACCAATCACAACTAGGGAGCTTCAATTTAGCTTTAACGGAGAGCTAGTTAACTCAGGGTCACCTAGCTCAAGCTGTTAACAGTGAGAACGAAGATTTCCAAACTGAGTCTCCCCATAGGCTTAGGGTTCAAAAGTGATTCAGGCCACAGGAGGAGGGCAAATCAAACACCTGTAATATGAACTGTAAGCAGTGGGAcaaaagaggggacaggaaagggaaGACAAATCTGCCACACTCTCAGCCAGTCTCAGTTCTCGCATGCCTCTCCGAACCTGAAGCCTAACACATTAGGAGTTGTTGGGAATGGAGCCAATTACTACTGCTTTAAAAATCAAGAAACTCAGCTCAAGGCAAACTATATCACAGCAACCCTTAGTATTAACTTCTTTAATTGCGGAAAATCAACTCTTACCCAAACTGACGGGACGGGAGCAGATTATTCTGCCACTTTTCTAGATCTTTGAGTTGCACATCAAATCTGGGGCTGATCACTCCACACTGCAAAAGGGTAACAAAAAATACTGTTTGTACTTCACCAACAACAGGAAAACTGGGTAACACAAAGCACCATTTTTAATTGCTGAATAGCCACACATACCATCAACGCAATTTAATGCGTGCCTATTCTGTACAATCTCTCATAAATGCCATCTAAAAAATATAGAGGCAAGACTATACCCACCTGCCtagtaaaaaaacaaagacttgaaaaagtTAACGAAGTATTTCCACACCTCACATTAGAATGGCAATCATCAAAACAACGGCAAACATGTTGGCCAGTCTGTGAAGAAGCTGGAACCTTCACCCACCACTAGTGGGGATGTAAAAGggtgcagtcactgtggaaaaagtctggtggttcctcaaacaGTTGAagacaggaatgcaaacagaaacctgtacaccaatattcactgcagcacttttcacaatagccccaAGGtgtttgatggttaaggttgtgtatcaacttggctgggcctcgattctcagtggtttggcagttatgtaatgacgtaatcACCTCCAAGATGAGATCTGcttgctatgagcagccaatcagttaaaaggcgTTTCCTTAGGAGTGTGGTCTACATCCAATCtgtatggactttctggcaaagctcgctggcttttgctctgctctggatcctgccttCTCGGCTGTCATCAACTGACCTCTGGGACTTGAGCCTGCAGTTCGGCCGATCTTGGGTACTTGCATTTGTCAGTCCTTGAacctacatgaatcagaagcctccagcATGAGTCctaacccacagatttgggactttccagcctctacaacgcgtgagccatttccttgacacaaatctctatgtatatatacaggcttcactggttttgcttctctagggaacccagcataagacaaggtggaaacaaacaaaatgtccttcaacagatgaatggataaatagaatgcagtatatacatacaatggaatattactcagccataaagagaaacaaagtcctgatacatgccacaacatggatgagccttgagaACACACTGAGTACAGTCAGTCACCAAAGGGCAAAAACTGTATGACCCCATTGatatgaaaaaagcaaatatacagaaaccacaGATGATTCctggttaccaagggtgggaagggggaaAAGTGGAGCTGCTTCTTAGGGGGTATTGAGTTTATGCTAAcgatggtggaatgatttggaaaagaatagtgagCCTGGCCTGTACAACTTGTAATCAATGTCAAAGAATtacacatgtaaaaactgttgagatGGTGttatctcttatgaatattttcaccacaataaatttaaaaaaaaaaaattaatgaaactaGCAGAACACAAGGCAATTCACTGCCAAGTAGGACAGGACATACATATGTCAGGCCATCAGCATCCACCCTGCGGGCTGGGGACCTGTCCCAGAACAAATGACAAGATTTTAAGAACTAGGAAGCCAAGTGTTAATTAAGATTATAGTCAGCTGTTTTACAGTACGGTTGAAATCAATTTGTAGGCTCTCTAATCTTCAGTCtattaaataaaaatgcaaaatatcagaATATCTAAGGAACAAGCTTCACAGATACTAACTAAACTCTAAGAACTGCTATACTTCCATATGGCCAAAGAGGCACCACTCTACATGTCTAATCTTTTGATCCCAGACAAGTTTTAGCAAAAAGTTGTTTGCTATCGGCACAAAGCAACAACTAACCCTCCAAAGCCAAAGTACTATAATTTAACATCCAATTATATGCAAATCCTAACACATTAAATGGTCAAACATCCACCAGCTTAAAAAACAGGCTACGTGATTTTGCCTGTGGATTCCTACAACATGGGTTTGGATAAAGGAAACTGATGGGATTAAAAGCCTCTTTAGGACTAAACGGCCCCCTGCTTTCATCACTACCCTACGAATAACTTACATCACTGTGTAAAGTTTCCTTCCCACTGTTTCCACATAAGAACCGACCATGTGAAAACAGGATTACCACCAAAGTGACAACTCCAGAGGGCTAAATAGTTGGGTGTGCACATCCATACAGctacctaacaaaaaaaaaaaaaaatttttttttccattaaaaagaaCCAAGGTGCCTGCATGTGAACAAAAGGGAGGGACTATGAGGTTAGAGAGTAATCCTTTGGACCAGTTGCAAATCAACTCAGCAAAGATGCAAAGCTACAGACACTAAAAGATGGGCCTATCAGAAAGACCCAACCAGGCAAGAAGCCTGCTCAGATTCTCCATTTTCTACCATTATTCCATAGCTATGCTATCACTTGACTAATACAGCCAAGGACAATCCCATAccaaacagaatacagaacagaaaaaagggaaaattagTTCTCCAACCAAGCTACAGTGGCTTCCATTTCTCCAAGCTGCCAAGGCCTTCATTCCACAATAACAAGGCAAAACCCGTCTCATTCAGCTAGTAGAATTAAAGCAGTATACCTTTCCCCTAACCAGAATTTTCTTAAATAATCTAGTCTCCAAACACTACCTACTTTATATCCCACTCCCATTACATTTCTATAGCAAGGATAAGAGAAGACAGACTCATTTCTTACATGAGGGAATCTGAGACACCCTTctttacagatgaataaataaaactcGAATAGATTTCAACTGCCTCTTAGCTAGAATTTTTTCAAAACTAGTATACCACAGAACAAGGATACAATAAGAGTTCCGTTTGAGAAATGctgtttaaatttacttctgaagtTATTCTGTACATATTAAACATCCAAGAGGAATTTGGTACGCAGCTTTTCATTAACTCAAATCTGCAAGACAGTTTAAGTGCTAAGCTATATACAAGGTCCATGTGTGGTACAAGGAcacctggtagcgcagtggttaagcacttggctgctaaccaaaaaagctcCATAGTTCAAACATACCAGCGGATCcaccaaagatgtggcagtctgcttccataaaaattacaagcctcggaaaccctatggggcacttctactgtcctatacggttgatACAAgtcaaatcgactcgatggcaataggtctggttttcattttgcttcttctgtagtacaaatggtttgtgcttgactactaacctaaaaggttggtggttcgaaccaaaGCAGTGGCACAGgcaaagaaatgcctggtgatctgcttccttaaagatcacaaccaagaaaacagtgctctACTCTTAACACATCCACTggataatgggtttttttttttttaatttacatactgGAACCAGCTCTCCAGCCAATTACTAGTTACAGCCTATTGGACATACCCTAACCTTCtctaaaaattggaaaaatacTAACACACATCCCCTtcctcagaataaaaaaaaaaaaatagtaaattcaAATCCCACTTTAGGGTGCAGCTAGCAAGTGATCTCTTACAAAGTCTTCACATCCAGTAGTATTATTTACTCGAGCATCACCTCTATCCACACATGCAGTAAGTACACTCTACAATGAAGCAACTATGTAAAACATGAACTGCTGAACTCAGTTACTAGGCAACTACCTGATCAATATGGCCACTGCCAGCAGAACTCGCTTTCTCTCTGGGCCAGTTTTCTCCCCATCTGTGTTGGACTAGTGGATTTCAGATCCCTTGCAAATCTGAATGCTACAAACCTGAACACAGAAAGCAGGGGTAGCAGCTCTGGGACCTTAACTAGCTTAACTGGGACCATAACTGCTGAAAAACTACATGCAATCAGTTATATCACAAAGTTAAAGAGATCTACTCGGTCACACAGGTGACAAATCAAACTGAAGGGCAGCACTGACCTCAAACATATATATAGCCTATGCCAGCAGAACCACAAGTGTTAAGAGTCTGTTCAAAACTCAACACAATCACCGAGTAGGACAGTTATTTATACGTGATGGGCTATAATGCCTTGGGGCTGCTAAGGTACAAGccagtgggcggggggggggggaggtggtgtaacactgaagattcaataccaccagggtcattcACCCCAACCTCCCACCTCCCTTCGGATAGCCTGTATCCCACAAACACTGATACTAAGTAAAGCAAGCACAGCGCCACCATTCAGTATTCACAAACGCAATTACAAACACCATGTTACAGAATCCTTAAGGCTCTTAAATGTGTAGAACAATCAGTTCTTACCTTGTTTAACCTGCCTGTGAGGTTCACAACAATTTTCCCAGCTCTGTGATCATCAATGATTTCAAATTCGCCAATGTAACCTACAGAACACAAATGACTGTATTAAATATTATTCTGACAAAACTAAATCTT
The sequence above is drawn from the Elephas maximus indicus isolate mEleMax1 chromosome 12, mEleMax1 primary haplotype, whole genome shotgun sequence genome and encodes:
- the RPS15A gene encoding 40S ribosomal protein S15a is translated as MVRMNVLADALKSINNAEKRGKRQVLIRPCSKVIVRFLTVMMKHGYIGEFEIIDDHRAGKIVVNLTGRLNKCGVISPRFDVQLKDLEKWQNNLLPSRQFGFIVLTTSAGIMDHEEARRKHTGGKILGFFF